The Paracholeplasma brassicae genome includes the window GTTTTTGATCAATCGATGGACTTTATCTGTTTTAATGAACCGTCTTATTTGAAATTCTATGACAAAACGAAGAACTTAATCTTATATAATGCGACGTTAGTTAAAACAAAAAACAACGACGAAAGGCACATTGGAATTGAGGCAACCCTGCTAGCAAAAGAAATTGATGATCGAAGTCTAAATATGGTAATGCTCGGTGCTTATTTAAAGAAGACAAATTTATTAAATTTAGAAGATGTAATTAATTCCTTAGCGTATTTCTTCAAGGATTCTAAAAAACATTTAATCGAACAAAATATAAACGCCATAAAGGCTGGCTACCAAGCACTCTAGATAAAAAAAGTCATTAGATTTAAACTCTAATGACTATTTTTTTGATAATTGTCTCTTTAATTTACGTTTTTCTTTGTAGATAAGATAGGACATTTGATATTTTTTATAGAGTGTCTTGATTGATAAACCAATTGAATGTTTCTTTGATTTAAACCAAATCACTTTGTCGAAAAGAAACTCATTTCTTAAATAATATTTCATCAAATGTTCATACTTTTGATTTAATTGATTCATCATTTTAGCGTAGGCTTCGTTTGCGTCGACTAATTTCATATTTAAATCTTTTCTGAAATTTTTGTTAACGGTTGAATAATGCAATTCCTGTGTTTGATAGCGAAGTTTTTGAAGCTCATGCTCTTCATTTAGTTTGTTGAGATAATCGTTCTTATCTTTTCTAATACTCAAAATGGCATGATACAATTTTTTCGTTTCTTGTTTTAGTGATAAGCCATTAGAAAGAATTACCGCAGCACTATTTTCTTTGGTTGCTTTTAGAAGGTTGTTTTTACCTTCTTTGGCTTTATAAAGAGCCATTTCTTGTGTTTTTATTAAGTAGCTTAAATGATTATTTTTTTGTATGAAATGCATTTTATGCATTTTCATGGTATTCGATAAGTGCTTTTCTTGGATCTTAATAAAATTTCTTTGATAATGGTTTAACTCAATTTCCTTATGTCTAAGTTTATTGAGCTTTTGTTTGTAATGATGTGTTGCATTAGAACGTTCACCTTTAAATCGATGAGTTAGATCGGCTATGAGAAGATCTTGCTCTTTTTTAATGTGATCATACTGACTGTCTATTAGTGTTGTTAGACGCGTGTGGACATTGTTTTGCTTGTTTTTTTGATTTTCAAGCGATTTGATCAGTTGCTTTACAAAGACTTTAGTGGCACGTTCTTTGTACTCAAATTGTTCAAATCGATTAAAGGCTTGTTTAATCGTTGTGAGTGTATGACTAATGTATCGTTCGTAATCAATTTCGATTGATTTTAAAAATTCAATGGAATCGTAATATATCTTACCTTCCTTGTATTGATTTTTAGTCAAGTTTTCTTCACGTAAAATGCGCGTTTTTTCTAATTGATTCACCATGATTTGAATTGGTTTATAAGCCTTATTTGCTGTGTTCATTCTAGAATTAATTTGATTGATTTGAAGTTTTAAATGGGCAATCTCATTTTTATGTCTGATAATTTCTTTATTTAGGGTTTGTACTTCTAAATATAAGTTCTTTATCGTTTTACGACTTTGTTTATCTGAGGATTCTCTAAGACTTGTTATTTGATTTCTGATGATCCCTTTTGTTTTTTCAATATCAATAATTTGATTCTCAACAAACGCGATCTCTTGGTATAGGTCTGAAGATTGTTTGCGGTACTCACGGATTTGATCGTCGAGACGTTTAATTTCAAGAAGTAATTGTTTGTGAGATTGTTCATATTCGACTTCAATGTCTTTTTGTAGACTCATGTATTTAAACGCCGTCAATTCATTGATCTTATGATTGTAAAATTCAGTAAGTACACTGTTTAAAGAAGTACACAATTGCATTTTTGCTTCGAGTTGTGCACCGATAATCTCAATTAAATAATCTTTTGCCTGGTTAAAGGTTTCAATATCAGTGATGCGGTATAAATCGTTGATAAGTAGATAGAACTTATCTTGTTCACTTTGAATTTTTGTGGCCAGTTGATAAAACAAATCTAGGTATTTACGTTGTTTTTGTGACTCAAAAAGCGCCGTTGCGATGATTTTCTTTGATTTATGTGCCGCTAATTGAAAATTAAAATGAAGTTTTTCTACTTCGTTTTGGTAGTCATGATTTAGTTCGATGATCTGGTCATTTAAATCAATGATTTGAGCATTGTTACGCTGAATAAAAGTAATCTCTTTTTGTTTATTAAGATGACTTTCTTTTTCGAGTGAATAATGATACCTTAGGGTTTGTTCAGTCTTTTGGAATTCGTATTCAATCAGTTGTTTTTGAAGATCGTTGATCTTTTTATCACCAATGTATTTATTCTTTTCATACTCGATTTCCAAATACTTTTCGATTTGTATATTTTTGACGTCATTTTGATAATTTAGGGTGCTCAAATTGCGTTCATAGACTATTTCTTCTTGTAACAATTGGTCATCTGTCAGTAGTTTCTGTTTATTAAACTGGATGGTTTGTTTATCAAAACTATGTTCAGACATACGATAATTCATTTCAGTGTCGTGAATGTGTCTTGCTAAACTTACCTGAATGTCTAAGGGGCGTATGGCTTGAGTTTGTTTTTCTTTTAAGACTTGATTCATTATGAGAAGCGATTCTTCAAGTCTAAGGCGTTGATTCTTAAGATTATGTATTTTTTGTTCATAACGTAAGCCAAGCATTAAAAGAGAATGGTTTTTATTCATTTCTTTTGTATTACGTTTAAAACGGTAAAATTCTAGTTTTGATGTGTAATCGTATTCGTTAGCAAGAAGTTCTTTATGGAATTGCTTTTTACGTTTTAGGTTACTTAATTTCGTATCCCTAATGCATGTCTCTAAGGAAATATCAAGTTTTTTACGGGCAATTTTTAAATCTCTGTTTATTTTTCCTAAGGATAGTTTGTAATCAGGACTAGAAGAATCTAATTGTTTTCGTTTTGTCGATGCTTGTTGTTCTAACACCGCTTTTTTATCCGTAATTTCTTCTTTTAAATACGCTAATTTTTGATTGCTTTGCGTCACATCTCGGGTGTAAGATTTTGTAATTACGTCGTTATTAGTGATCGATAGCTCTTTAAGTTCATCGATTTTTTTATCGAAATACATGAGTTCATGTCCGAATTGATCTAAAATAATCCGATTTTTATCTAATAGTTCAGTTTTATTTTGTTCAATTAATTCTTCGACTTTTTGTGTTTCACTAATGGTCGTTTCTTCGAAGTTTTTGATTTCATTATTAAATCGTCGTTGGATTAATTTGATGTTATCATTAATACGCACGATCACTCGGTTAAACGCCGTTTTAATACTGATGATGTCATCATCATATGATTTTTGTTCGATTTTAACTTCAGTTTCAATTTCATGTTGCTTAATGTTTAGATTTAACATTCGATCATGATTTTTTTTATGATTAATTGTTATCTCGCTTTCATACTGTTTTAATCGTTCAGAAAGAAGATGGTCTTTTTCATTCTCGATGATCGATATTTGTTTTTTGTAGTGATCTTTGTGCTTATCACTCTTGATATCGATGGTCTTAATTTTTTTAACTTTTTCGATGGTGAACTCATCAATTGTTTTAAATAAATGGGTTGTTTTTTCGTTGATCAGCTGATTGATCTCAAGTAACTGATTAGGACCATCGTAGTTATTTTTAATTTCTTGGCGCTTTAAATTGTCTTTTTCTTGTAGAAGTGTGCTTTCTAATAAGACAAGACTTTGGTCAAGTTCTTGTTTGATCCGTTTGTATTCTTGATTGTATGTTTTTGAATGTTCTGAGAGGTTAATGGCGAACTGTTTATCAATTTCTTGAATTTGATTTAATTCATCAGATATGCTATGATGAGTTGATTTAAGAATGTAAGTTATGTCATTTTTAAAAGCAATTGATTTAGGGGCATGGACAAAAAGCGTATCAAAACGCTCCTTTTGGGTCTCTACGTATTTTTTAGGTTCGAAAGTAATCAATCTCTCACCTCTAATTCATTAATTATTATAACATAACGCAAGATGATTTTGATATAATCTTACTGTAAGGGGATTTTAAAATGCAAGAGAAAATAATTAAGGGAATAAAGTACCTCTACGATGAGTTAACTCATTTTGTTATTAAAGACCCTAATGGCTATGTCAGTCTAGAAGATGAAAAAGAACGATACGATGAACATCATAACGATTTAAACGATTCAAATTATCATGCGTATCAAACAAAGATTTTAGAACAGTATATAAGACCATACTTGAAAAAAGGTAATGTCTTGGAATTTGGATGTGGCCAAGAACGCGTATTAGAAGCGCTTCTAGTCGATTATGATGTATCAAGTTATGATTTGTTTTATCATCCAAATGAAGCTATCTTTGAACAAAGATTTGATCATATAATCACCATTGAGACCGTAGAACACTTTAAACATCCCTTCGATGAATTCATTAGATTTCATCGACTTTTAAATGACCAAGGGCACTTAATCGTGATGACACAGTTTAAACCACCGTTCGATTTATTTGATGACTGGTGGTATATTAGAGATAAAACTCACATTTGTTTTTATGATTTACATGTTTTTGAGTATTTAGCCAAAACAATTGGTTTTGAAATTGTTCATACGAATCACAAGAACTTTATCGTTTTAAAGAAAATATGAATGGACGAGGTATAAATTATGTACGCATACATCAAAGGTGTCATCAAGATGATTTTTCCAACCAACGTTGTCATTGAAAATCAAGGCATTGGTTATCTGATTGTGACGCCAAACCCATACGTTTATCGACTAGAAGAGGAGACAACCATTCACATTCATCACTATTTACGTGAAGATCAAGATACGTTGTTTGGTTTTTCAAGTATACAAGCAAGGGATTTATTTATTGACTTGATTAGTGTCTCAGGCATTGGACCTAAAAGTGCACTAAGTATACTTGCGGTAGGTAAACCAACTGAAATTATCTTTGCTATTGAATCACAAGACGTTAAGTATTTAACTAAGTTTCCAGGCATCGGGCCGAAAAGCGCTCAACAAATCATATTAGATTTAAAAGGTAAACTTGATAAAATAGAAGACACAAATGAATTCATGGCTCAAGATGAAGTAAAAGAAGCATTAATGGCGCTTGGTTATTCACAAACCGAATTTAAAAAGATTCAAAAGCACTTAGATCAAAGCTTAACTACCGAACAAATGATCAAACAAGCCTTACAATTATTGATGAAGTAGAGGAGGTATGAGTTTCAATATTAATTGAAGCGATAAATACAATTATGAAATCAGATGATAGAATTATTTCGTCTATGGCGTTTAAAGAAGACGAAGATCAAACTTTAAGACCTCAGAGACTTCAGGATTACGTGGGTCAAAAAGATATAAAAGAAATGTTAGATGTTTATATCAAAGCCGCGCTTATGAGAAATGAAGCGCTTGATCACATCCTATTTTATGGCCCTCCAGGGTTAGGAAAAACCACACTTGCTCAAATTGTCGCCAATGAAATGGACGTTAATATCAAAGTAACCAGTGGCCCTGCAATAGAGCGACAAGGCGATTTGGCTGCCATTTTGACGTCACTTGAACCTGGTGATGTTTTGTTTATTGATGAAATACACCGATTACCTCGTGTGGTTGAAGAAGTTCTTTACTCAGCCATGGAAGACTATGTAATCGACATCGTTATCGGAAAAGATGGACAGTCAAGATCGATAAGGATTGATTTACCACCATTTACCCTTGTTGGTGCGACCACACGCTTTGGTGATTTATCTGCGCCTTTAAGAGACCGATTTGGTGTTGTAATGAGACTCGAATATTATAAAAATGAAGAACTAGCGGATATTATAAGACGGACCTCGATTGTATATAAAACTGAAATTGAAGCAAACGCTGTCCTTGAATTATCAAAACGAAGCCGTGGGACACCTCGTATATCGAATCGACTGTTTAGAAGAGTTCGCGATTTTGCCCAAATCATTGGTGATGGTGTGATCACAAAGGACATAACAAACTTAGCACTTGATAAACTCGGTATTGCCCCTTCAGGACTTGACTACACCGACAAGCGCTATTTAAGTGCGATTGTTGAAAAATTTGGTGGTGGCCCAGTTGGGCTAGAGTCAATTGCCGCGACAATTGGCGAAGAAGTAACAACCGTAGAAGACGTTTACGAGCCATTTTTACTACAAGAAGGCTATATTAAACGCACCGCAAGAGGGAGAGTTGCTATGAAAAAAACATACGACCTCTTGGGTATAAAATATTTTAAAGGACTATTTGAAGAATGAAAACAAACGATTTTGATTTTAACTTACCAGAAGAGCTCATTGCTCAACACCCATTAGAAAACAGAGACACATCTAGACTACTCATTGTTGATCG containing:
- a CDS encoding 2-oxoacid:acceptor oxidoreductase family protein, producing MNKTIRIAGFGGQGVMLLGQLIAHASMNKGYQSTFVPTYGPETRGGTANCMVCISDEEIFSPVFDQSMDFICFNEPSYLKFYDKTKNLILYNATLVKTKNNDERHIGIEATLLAKEIDDRSLNMVMLGAYLKKTNLLNLEDVINSLAYFFKDSKKHLIEQNINAIKAGYQAL
- a CDS encoding class I SAM-dependent methyltransferase produces the protein MQEKIIKGIKYLYDELTHFVIKDPNGYVSLEDEKERYDEHHNDLNDSNYHAYQTKILEQYIRPYLKKGNVLEFGCGQERVLEALLVDYDVSSYDLFYHPNEAIFEQRFDHIITIETVEHFKHPFDEFIRFHRLLNDQGHLIVMTQFKPPFDLFDDWWYIRDKTHICFYDLHVFEYLAKTIGFEIVHTNHKNFIVLKKI
- the ruvA gene encoding Holliday junction branch migration protein RuvA; this encodes MYAYIKGVIKMIFPTNVVIENQGIGYLIVTPNPYVYRLEEETTIHIHHYLREDQDTLFGFSSIQARDLFIDLISVSGIGPKSALSILAVGKPTEIIFAIESQDVKYLTKFPGIGPKSAQQIILDLKGKLDKIEDTNEFMAQDEVKEALMALGYSQTEFKKIQKHLDQSLTTEQMIKQALQLLMK
- the ruvB gene encoding Holliday junction branch migration DNA helicase RuvB, with product MKSDDRIISSMAFKEDEDQTLRPQRLQDYVGQKDIKEMLDVYIKAALMRNEALDHILFYGPPGLGKTTLAQIVANEMDVNIKVTSGPAIERQGDLAAILTSLEPGDVLFIDEIHRLPRVVEEVLYSAMEDYVIDIVIGKDGQSRSIRIDLPPFTLVGATTRFGDLSAPLRDRFGVVMRLEYYKNEELADIIRRTSIVYKTEIEANAVLELSKRSRGTPRISNRLFRRVRDFAQIIGDGVITKDITNLALDKLGIAPSGLDYTDKRYLSAIVEKFGGGPVGLESIAATIGEEVTTVEDVYEPFLLQEGYIKRTARGRVAMKKTYDLLGIKYFKGLFEE